A single Vulpes lagopus strain Blue_001 chromosome 3, ASM1834538v1, whole genome shotgun sequence DNA region contains:
- the LMO4 gene encoding LIM domain transcription factor LMO4, which yields MVNPGSSSQPPPVTAGSLSWKRCAGCGGKIADRFLLYAMDSYWHSRCLKCSCCQAQLGDIGTSCYTKSGMILCRNDYIRLFGNSGACSACGQSIPASELVMRAQGNVYHLKCFTCSTCRNRLVPGDRFHYINGSLFCEHDRPTALINGHLNSLQSNPLLPDQKVC from the exons ATGGTGAATCCGGGCAGCAGCTCACAGCCGCCCCCCGTGACGGCCGGCTCCCTCTCCTGGAAGCGGTGTGCAGGCTGCGGAGGCAAGATCGCGGACCGCTTTCTGCTCTATGCCATGGACAGCTACTGGCACAGCCGGTGCCTCAAGTGCTCCTGCTGCCAGGCGCAGCTGGGCGACATCGGCACGTCCTGTTACACCAAGAGCGGCATGATCCTTTGCAGAAATGACTACATTAG GTTATTTGGGAATAGCGGTGCTTGCAGCGCTTGCGGACAGTCGATTCCTGCGAGCGAACTCGTCATGAGGGCCCAAGGCAATGTGTATCATCTTAAG TGTTTTACATGCTCTACCTGCCGGAATCGCCTGGTCCCAGGAGATCGGTTTCACTACATCAATGGCAGTTTATTTTGTGAACATGATAGACCTACAGCTCTCATCAATGGCCATTTGAATTCACTTCAGAGCAATCCACTACTGCCAGACCAGAAG GTCTGCTAA